Within the Medicago truncatula cultivar Jemalong A17 chromosome 4, MtrunA17r5.0-ANR, whole genome shotgun sequence genome, the region gaaaaaccaaTAAAATGTAACAGAAGGTGCATGTTTCTGAAAATGAAGCTCATCAGCATATCCACTTGTTTCAATATCATGTTTGCATCATGATCATCACAAAAGCTAATACAAGTCCAAGTGACACGAACTTTCCATACACAATCTTCACGGAGCTAGACTTGTCTTCAGTTGGATTAATTACCTGCGACGAATCTGAGGATGTATCTTTATCGGGTTTAGGCGCCTTTGCGGAATCGGTTGAAGGTTCTGGTGCCAAAGATGGTGCCTTCCCCGGTGCCTTAGCAACGGAAAAGAAATCCATAGGAAGAAGCACTTTACCAACTTTATAAATAGCAAGACGCTTATCGGTATATACAATGCCATTGATTGTCGTGTTCACTTCCCCTGTTGATATGTTCACACTTCCACCGTAACTTACCACATTCAGTTCTACCTTTCCGGGTTTATCTCCAGCAAGTGTTCTCACAGGGTTTGTCAATGTGTCGAAGTTAGAGCTAGATACATAGTCTGAAATAACATGGAATTGTAACAGCTCGAGTTTCTGTCCATCAGAAAGAGAGTTGAGGAATCCTGCTTTGAGTCCTGAAAAGGCGCTGTCATCTGGTGCAAGAATAGTTAATCCACCTGTTTTTGTAGCCAATAGTTGTGAATTGAGTTGGTTGATCAATTGAGTTGTTTTCATGAGTCGAATGAAGACATTGAATGCCTTCGCCTTTCTCAGGATTCCGACGATGTCAACAGTGCCTGCAGTGTCAGGGGTGGAATCACTAGGTGACTCTGGTAATGAAGGTACCAATGGTTTAGGAGCTGCAGCAGGTGTGGTTGGAGCTGGTAGTGTAGGTTGTATAGGAGCAGTAGCAGGTGATAGTTGAGATAAAGTAGTGGTGGTGGAAAACAAGAGGGAAACTATTATTGCAAGTGAGAAGGACAATAGAGAttgaattttaatcattttgGTTTTCTTTAAAGAAAGTTTTAGGTGATATTGAAGTTGTGAAGGTGGTAGGAGTTGAAGTTGCAATGAGCACTTGATGCATTGATGATACTAAGGATTAAGATTTTATAAAGGCTTTGATAGAATGACATGTTGGTGAAAGGTTTTGTTATAAACCTATAATTGTGATTTGTAACCTTATAAAATAAGGTGTTACATCATTGAAGATAGATACAGGAGTTTGATTCCTGAATGTTGTGAAGTTCTCATGGTGACATATCTGACAATGATATTATGGTGGGGCATCAATGATAAAGTGAGAGCTTAGTTGTATGTAACCAAATTAGTTGGATGTGTACTAGGTAATGTGTAACATTCACATATATAGGATTAATGTAAAAtccatttcttttaaatttttagctCATGAAAACTCATTTTCCAGTGGATTTGGATGCAGGTAGTTATAATTGTGGATGTCTTCATTGTCTGTTCTGCCTATTTTTTGCCCATAAGATATTAAGTTTTCTTACGGGCTGGTAATTAAAGAAAagtattgaattttttctgataaatatgtagaatattttcCCAATTTATCCGTAAGAAATGTTAGTTGCaccatagttttttttgtttataacatttcattattcaAAATATGTTTGTAGGTTCGCACTCCTACCACTAACCACCAGAGCTTCTATAATAATGCTAGAAAATAGATTTACAATGATTCATGATATCCCAAAATTTCGAAACGTCATGCATAGATGACTGAAAACTATCAAACATCTTAGAATCAAGCTAAAGATCCACTTGTACCAAACTCAATTCATGTACCcaattaagagagagagtaagCCAAGAACTTCACCAATATGCACTTCACACAAAGGACCAGCTGCCGGCAGGGCCGGACCTTGGGGTGTGCAAACCGCTCAATGGAGCtgggcctaaaaaaaaaaattatagcccaGTAGTGCTACTAAATACTACCCCACTACTCCCAAGGTTTCCACTTTTCTTTTCTGTTGTCTGGTTTTAGACCTATTAGAATTGAGTCCTCatgcttttggtgttaggtggatatttttttagaattgttTTGTTCCGATTTATAATGCTAACAACAGGCTGTTCTGTACCTGCTATATGAGAAATCACACGGGCTGACTTCCCGTCATGTAACATAGATTGAGCACGTGTAAACGCGGAGTTTTGTGTTTCTGTAGTGTTATTCCataatttgttgtttctttGCTTTCAAATACTCCATAAGATGCAGGCAAACAATGAGGCATCATCCCTTGTAATATGTTGCAGCACCTAAAAAAAAGCCTCAGTTGTACAATTTGAGATAGCCGAAAAGATACTCATACTCCAAATATTCATGCTGTTAAAATTCATACTTCCATCATTTATATGCATAGACAATTTATTCCATGAAAGTCAACATATGGCTTTGTTTTGATTCtcataaaataaatcagaataGGTTGTGACACTAATAAGAACTTCACCACCCACGTTTGGGAGACACTTGCTCCTCCATGATTAGTTGAACTTCTTTTAAATTCTAtctataaatattgataaataactctttatttcataaaatgatcgttaaattataaatttttgaagcaggagtaccggtacacctcacaaaatgaggtgtaccgtagaagttcccttaaCATGATATCCCGTTGAACTATCTCTTTAATATACCATCATGTTTCCCACTATTGGTGCTTATAGGGAAGATATGGAATGGTTCGACGAAACTCTCACTTTTGTTGGCTTCTCTTTGTCAGACTTGTATTACTCGTTGAATCCTTATGTCTTTCCACAAACTCATAATTTGTCTATTTGCCAAACGATTATAGAAACATTGACTTTATGTTGACAACAATTCTCTTCgacaaatttcaaattttacgTATAACAGggacataaataaaaaaggttgGCGACGAAACAATAccctttttaaatataaaatttttggtAGTGTTCTAGGAAATTTAGAAATGTTTcccatcatttaaaaaaatgcagTATAAAATATGACAATGAGGTAGTTAGGGTTCTACAATAATAGAGGGGACTCGTCAATAATAGAAACTCTCGATTTGCATGCGGATTTTGCCAAGAATTGAGATTCCAACTAATAACTTCGTGGGTAATCATTTCCTTAGAATTTTAAGATCCGCAGGAAAATGTACTGCATATACTCGCAGTAGAATTCGCAGGAAAGTTTTTGGTCAGAATTTGAGGAGATTACTTCCCGTGAACACATTAACTGAATCATATCCGCAGGTATTTTCGCAGCAAATGACATAGGAAAATCTGTAGGAAAAACCGCAGGAAATGTTTTTAGAAGA harbors:
- the LOC11408001 gene encoding fasciclin-like arabinogalactan protein 12 gives rise to the protein MIKIQSLLSFSLAIIVSLLFSTTTTLSQLSPATAPIQPTLPAPTTPAAAPKPLVPSLPESPSDSTPDTAGTVDIVGILRKAKAFNVFIRLMKTTQLINQLNSQLLATKTGGLTILAPDDSAFSGLKAGFLNSLSDGQKLELLQFHVISDYVSSSNFDTLTNPVRTLAGDKPGKVELNVVSYGGSVNISTGEVNTTINGIVYTDKRLAIYKVGKVLLPMDFFSVAKAPGKAPSLAPEPSTDSAKAPKPDKDTSSDSSQVINPTEDKSSSVKIVYGKFVSLGLVLAFVMIMMQT